A genome region from Trachemys scripta elegans isolate TJP31775 chromosome 2, CAS_Tse_1.0, whole genome shotgun sequence includes the following:
- the RNF125 gene encoding LOW QUALITY PROTEIN: E3 ubiquitin-protein ligase RNF125 (The sequence of the model RefSeq protein was modified relative to this genomic sequence to represent the inferred CDS: inserted 1 base in 1 codon), producing the protein MEPAQLCAIVMSVASTGRMILWYLQNLKKSYGAYDDFMEGRLLWDIARTSSRSLVAFIEQIFCHSCIVTSLRNNTWTCPYCRAYLPSEGIPATDIAKKMKSVYQNCTECDTQVCLSEMRVHLRTCEQYVEKYGPLQELGDTVTRYACPFCQCEXHEDDLMDHCLTYHRTERRAVYCPICRLIPGGDPSYFSRNFIRHLQLRHTFNHEDYIDINIVEAALIENILYQSFLEYMQVNHPNST; encoded by the exons atggaaccTGCACAGCTCTGTGCTATTGTCATGAGCGTTGCAAGCACAGGACGCATGATCCTCTGGTATCTGCAGAACCTCAAGAAGAGCTATGGGGCATATGATGATTTCATGGAGGGCAGATTGCTGTGGGATATAGCAAGAACCAGTTCAAGATCGTTAGTGGCATTCATTGAGCAGAT ATTCTGTCACTCCTGTATTGTTACAAGTTTAAGGAATAATACATGGACATGTCCTTATTGCCGGGCTTATCTTCCTTCGGAAGGAATTCCAGCTACTGATATTGCCAAGAAGATGAAAAGTGTATACCAAAACTGCACAGAGTGTGACACACAG GTATGTCTGAGTGAAATGAGAGTTCATTTAAGGACTTGTGAGCAATATGTAGAAAAATATGGACCTCTACAAGAGCTCGGAGACACAGTAACAAG ATATGCCTGTCCATTTTGCCAGTGTG TGCATGAAGATGATCTAATGGACCATTGTCTCACTTACCATAGAACAGAAAGGAGAGCAGTG TACTGTCCAATTTGTCGTTTAATACCTGGTGGAGATCCAAGCTATTTTAGCAGGAATTTTATAAGGCATCTTCAACTCAGACACACATTCAATCATGAAGACTACATA GATATAAACATAGTAGAAGCCGCCCTTATTGAAAACATTCTGTACCAGTCATTTTTAGAATATATGCAAGTGAATCATCCAAACAGCACATAA